One window of Phalacrocorax carbo chromosome 1, bPhaCar2.1, whole genome shotgun sequence genomic DNA carries:
- the ART4 gene encoding ecto-ADP-ribosyltransferase 4 isoform X2 yields the protein MPVLLASLLLLISLQRLAVSHLIMDMALHSFDDQYLGCREQVMEELERGDYFQKEIAANKHYLNLWKKAQEAVLKSPVGLLREMHESHAIVLMAYTMNSSLHSQLNQATSTAGSSPEHYRYNFNFKYFHFYLTTAIQIMKQWQRSKESMGKRKCYQVYRGVKDLYIEATVGSRVRFGRFTSTSRLWNEAQKFGNETLFTVTTCLGADVQGFSYYVSEKEVLIPPYEIFLVKSFFQTQHASRSKNSGSTALASAILPSVVGVFLCLACKD from the exons ATGCCAGTACTGCTGGCCAGCCTTCTGTTGCTGATCTCCTTGCAAAGGCTG GCTGTGTCCCACCTCATCATGGATATGGCTCTGCATTCCTTTGATGACCAGTATTTGGGGTGCAGAGAGCAGGTAATGGAAGAACTGGAGCGAGGAGACTATTTCCAAAAGGAAATAGCTGCTAACAAGCACTATTTGAATCTCTGGAAGAAGGCTCAGGAGGCTGTGTTAAAGAGCCCGGTAGGTCTCCTGAGGGAAATGCATGAGAGCCACGCCATAGTCCTCATGGCTTACACCATGAACTCTTCCCTCCACTCTCAGCTGAACCAGGCCACATCTACAGCAGGAAGCTCTCCAGAGCACTACAGATACAACTtcaatttcaaatattttcacttttaccTAACAACTGCTATCCAGATAATGAAGCAATGGCAGAGGAGCAAGGAAAGCATGGGAAAACGTAAATGCTACCAGGTGTACAGGGGTGTAAAAGACTTATATATTGAGGCCACGGTAGGCAGCAGGGTGCGATTTGGGCGTTTCACCTCCACATCCCGCCTCTGGAATGAAGCCCAGAAGTTTGGGAATGAAACTTTGTTCACAGTGACCACTTGCCTAGGAGCAGATGTGCAAGGCTTTTCTTACTACGTGTCAGAGAAGGAAGTCCTCATTCCCCCTTACGAGATATTCCTTGTCAAAAGCTTCTTTCAGACACAGCACG CTTCAAGAAGCAAGAACAGTGGTTCCACCGCCCTTGCCTCTGCTATTCTTCCTAGTGTAGTTGGAGTTTTCTTGTGCTTGGCCTGCAAAGACTGA
- the WBP11 gene encoding WW domain-binding protein 11, with product MGRRSTSSTKSGKFMNPTDQARKEARKRELKKNKKQRMMVRAAVLKMKDPKQIIRDMEKLDEMEFNPVQQPQLNEKVLKDKRKKLRETFERILRLYEKENPDIYKELRKLEVEYEQKRSQLSQYFDAVKNAQHVEVESIPLPDMPHAPSNILIQDIPLPGAQPPSILKKTSAYGPPVRSISVLPPPGLGVPRLPPGRKPPGPPPGPPPPQVLQMYGRKVGFTLEMTPRRREEEISYSSEAGQRGHDDDMSSTSEDEGYPEDMDQDKHDESSDDSDSDRSDADSEGEDFLHRDNDKEREGGEEKKSGHSVRFADMPGKSRKKKKNMKELTPLQAMMLRMAGQEIPEEGREVEEYSEEEEEEEEDSETEETSQQQQQQQLSEEALAETGSSTATSQTQQQQPPPQPVPPAQIQAPPMPGPPPLGPPPAPPLRPPGPPTGLPPGPPPGAPPFLRPPGLPGLRGPLPRLLPPGPPPGRPPGPPPGPPPGLLPGPPPRGPPPRLPPPAPPGIPPPRPGMLRPPLVPPLGPAPPGLFPPAPIPNPGVLSAPPSLIQRPKADDTSAATIEKKATATISAKPQITNPKAEITRFVPTALRVRRENKGASAASQRKQDDEPALPLTKAAPKAGSSAPISVQTKDDVYEAFMKEMEGLL from the exons atggGGCGGAGATCTACATCATCCACCAAGAGTGGGAAGTTTATGAATCCCACGGATCAGGCCC GGAAGGAAGCTCGGAAAAGGGAGCTAAAGAAG AACAAAAAGCAACGAATGATGGTACGAGCAGCTGTGCTGAAGATGAAAGATCCGAAGCAGATTATCCGGGACATGGAAAAATTGGATGAGATGG AGTTTAACCCAGTACAGCAGCCACAACTTAATGAAAAAGTGCTAAAGGATAAGCGCAAAAAACTCCGTGAGACTTTTGAGCGCATTTTGCGGCTCTATGAGAAGGAGAATCCTGACATCTATAAAGAACTGCGCAAACTGGAAGTGGAGTATGAGCAGAAGAGATCACAACTCAGCCAGTATTTTGATGCTGTCAAG aATGCTCAGCACGTTGAAGTGGAAAGTATTCCCTTACCAGACATGCCACACGCTCCCTCCAACATCCTCATACAGGACATTCCCCTCCCAGGGGCCCAACCACCTTCTATCCTCAAGAAGACATCAGCCTATGG aCCACCTGTTCGGTCCATTTCTgtacttcctcctcctggccttGGTGTTCCACGTTTACCTCCAGGCAGGAAGCCCCCTGGACCTCCTCCAGGGCCACCTCCACCTCAAGTCCTACAGATGTATGGCCGTAAAGTGGGTTTCACCTTGGAGATGACTCCTCGAAGGCGAGAAGAGGAGATTTCTTACAGTTCTGAAGCAG GACAGCGAGGGCATGATGATGATATGTCCAGTACCAGTGAGGATGAAGGTTACCCTGAGGATATGGATCAAGACAAGCACGATGAGAGTAGTGATGATAGTGACAGTGATAGGTCAGATGCAGACAGTGAAGGCGAGGACTTCCTGCATCGTGATAATGACAAGGAGAGGGAAGGtggtgaagaaaagaaatcag GTCATAGCGTACGGTTTGCAGACATGCCTGGGAAATCacggaaaaagaaaaagaatatgaaagaaCTGACTCCACTCCAGGCCATGATGTTACGAATGGCAG GTCAGGAAATTccagaagaagggagagaagtgGAGGAATATtcagaagaagaggaggaggaggaagaggactCGGAGACTGAAGAGACATCacagcaacaacagcagcagcaactcaGTGAAGAAGCTCTTGCAGAGACTGGGTCATCTACTGCAACCTCCCAGACACAACAGCAGCAACCGCCTCCGCAGCCTGTTCCTCCAGCTCAGATACAGGCACCTCCTATGCCCGGGCCACCTCCGCTAGGAccacctccagcccctccaCTGAGGCCCCCAGGACCACCCACCGGCCTTCCTCCTGGCCCTCCTCCAG GAGCTCCTCCATTTCTGAGACCTCCTGGCTTACCAGGATTGCGTGGGCCTTTACCTCGACTTCTCCCACCGGGCCCTCCACCTGGGCGACCACCTGGCCCTCCCCCAGGCCCACCACCAGGTTTGCTGCCAGGTCCTCCTCCACGTGGCCCCCCTCCTCGTctgccccctcctgccccaccag GTATCCCTCCTCCTCGCCCAGGCATGTTACGGCCACCTCTGGTGCCTCCATTAGGACCTGCACCACCTGGGCTCTTCCCACCAGCTCCCATTCCGAATCCAGGGGTGCTGAGTGCCCCACCCAGCTTGATTCAGCGCCCCAAGGCGGATGACACCAGTGCGGCCACCATTGAGAAGAAAGCTACGGCCACTATCAGTGCCAAGCCACAGATCACTAACCCCAAGGCAGAGATCACTCgctttgtgcccactgccttgCGAGTGCGCCGGGAGAATAAAGGAGCTTCTGCTGCCTCCCAGAGAAAACAGGATGATGAGCCTGCTCTCCCATTAACCAAAGCTGCCCCTAAGGCTGGATCGTCTGCCCCTATCTCCGTACAGACAAAGGATGATGTGTATGAAGCCTTcatgaaagaaatggaaggtCTCCTGTGA
- the LOC135313430 gene encoding histone H1 gives MSETAPVAAPAVSAPGAKAAAKKPKKAAGGSKARKPAGPSVTELITKAVSASKERKGLSLAALKKALAAGGYDVEKNNSRIKLGLKSLVSKGTLVQTKGTGASGSFKLNKKPGETKEKATKKKPATKPKKPAAKKPASAAKKPKKAAAVKKSPKKAKKPAATAAKKAAKSPKKAAKAGRPKKAAKSPAKAKAVKPKAAKPKAAKPKAAKAKKAAPKKK, from the coding sequence ATGTCGGAGACCGCGCCTGTTGCCGCTCCCGCTGTCTCTGCTCCCGGGGCGAAAGCTGCCGCCAAGAAGCCGAAGAAGGCGGCGGGCGGCTCCAAAGCCCGCAAGCCGGCGGGCCCCAGCGTCACCGAGCTGATCACCAAGGCCGTGTCCGCCTCCAAGGAGCGCAAGGGGCTCTCCCTCGCCGCCCTCAAGAAGGCGCTGGCCGCCGGCGGCTACGATGTGGAGAAGAACAACAGCCGCATCAAGCTGGGGCTCAAGAGCCTCGTCAGCAAGGGCACCCTGGTGCAGACCAAGGGCACCGGCGCCTCCGGCTCTTTCAAACTGAACAAGAAACCGGGTGAGACCAAGGAGAAGGCAACCAAAAAGAAGCCGGCGACCAAGCCCAAGAAGCCGGCGGCCAAGAAGCCCGCCAGTGCTGCCAAGAAGCCcaagaaggcagcagcagtgaagaAGAGCCCCAAGAAAGCCAAGAAGCCGGCGGCCACCGCGGCCAAGAAAGCTGCCAAGAGCCCCAAGAAAGCGGCCAAGGCAGGCCGCCCCAAGAAAGCAGCGAAGAGCCCGGCCAAGGCAAAAGCTGTAAAGCCCAAAGCAGCCAAGCCCAAGGCAGCCAAGCCCAAAGCagccaaggcaaagaaggcgGCGCCCAAAAAGAAGTAA
- the LOC104039630 gene encoding histone H2A type 2-C, with protein sequence MSGRGKQGGKARAKAKSRSSRAGLQFPVGRVHRLLRKGNYAERVGAGAPVYLAAVLEYLTAEILELAGNAARDNKKTRIIPRHLQLAIRNDEELNKLLGKVTIAQGGVLPNIQAVLLPKKTESHKAKSK encoded by the coding sequence ATGTCCGGGCGCGGGAAGCAGGGCGGGAAGGCGCGCGCCAAGGCCAAGTCGCGCTCGTCGCGGGCCGGGCTGCAGTTCCCTGTGGGCCGCGTGCACCGGCTGCTGCGCAAGGGCAACTACGCGGAGCGGGTGGGCGCCGGCGCCCCGGTGTACCTGGCGGCCGTGCTGGAGTACCTGACGGCCGAGATCCTGGAGCTGGCGGGCAACGCGGCCCGCGACAACAAGAAGACGCGCATCATCCCGCGCCACCTCCAGCTGGCCATCCGCAACGACGAGGAGCTCAACAAGCTGCTGGGCAAGGTGACCATCGCGCAGGGCGGGGTGCTGCCCAACATCCAGGCCGTGCTGCTGCCCAAGAAGACCGAGAGCCACAAGGCCAAGAGCAAGTGA
- the LOC135313483 gene encoding histone H2B 1/2/3/4/6 gives MPEPAKSAPAPKKGSKKAVTKTQKKGDKKRKKSRKESYSIYVYKVLKQVHPDTGISSKAMGIMNSFVNDIFERIAGEASRLAHYNKRSTITSREIQTAVRLLLPGELAKHAVSEGTKAVTKYTSSK, from the coding sequence ATGCCTGAGCCGGCCAAGTCCGCCCCCGCGCCCAAGAAGGGCTCCAAGAAGGCGGTGACCAAGACGCAGAAGAAGGGCGACAAGAAGCGCAAGAAGAGCCGCAAGGAGAGCTACTCGATCTACGTGTACAAGGTGCTGAAGCAGGTGCACCCCGACACGGGCATCTCGTCCAAGGCCATGGGCATCATGAACTCCTTCGTGAACGACATCTTCGAGCGCATCGCCGGCGAGGCCTCTCGCCTGGCGCACTACAACAAGCGCTCCACCATCACCTCGCGGGAGATCCAGACGGCCGTGCGGCTCCTGCTGCCCGGCGAGCTGGCCAAGCACGCCGTCTCCGAGGGCACCAAGGCTGTCACCAAGTACACCAGCTCCAAGTAG
- the SMCO3 gene encoding single-pass membrane and coiled-coil domain-containing protein 3: protein MALSDLLYPDNPKRRQELIHLHQELLDCMSTNFRATNELAGVLNEHLGCAITHIQMKEHSTVKENCDIIIQAMSEIQRQVQKIDSDMKEKLEPVLYQKLYDIKEPELEKIAIAHKIFSTVLGEATATAGMVAVKLLGSNLITLTVSKLVSLLAQIGASVLGGISITILGLGIEMILHAILGAMERNQLLAAVRSYEEHLAEFKAASEKYQRAICEVTSLVRQQVQ, encoded by the coding sequence atggcACTGAGTGACCTCCTTTACCCAGACAACCCCAAGAGAAGGCAAGAATTGATCCATCTGCACCAGGAATTGCTTGACTGCATGTCCACAAATTTCCGTGCAACAAATGAGCTGGCTGGAGTGCTGAACGAACACCTGGGCTGTGCCATTACCCACATTCAGATGAAAGAGCACAGCACTGTCAAGGAAAACTGTGACATTATCATTCAAGCAATGAGTGAGATTCAGCGTCAGGTACAGAAGATTGATAGTGACATGAAGGAAAAGCTAGAGCCTGTGCTGTACCAGAAGCTGTATGACATCAAAGAGCCCGAGTTGGAGAAAATTGCAATAGCCCATAAAATTTTTTCCACTGTTCTTGGAGAAGCAACTGCAACAGCTGGGATGGTAGCTGTCAAACTTCTTGGCTCCAATCTTATAACTCTCACTGTGAGCAAGCTTGTCAGCCTCCTTGCGCAGATTGGGGCATCTGTTCTTGGGGGAATCAGCATCACCATTCTTGGGCTCGGCATTGAAATGATCCTCCATGCCATCCTGGGAGCCATGGAGAGGAATCAGCTTCTGGCAGCTGTGAGAAGCTACGAGGAGCACCTGGCTGAGTTTAAAGCAGCCTCAGAAAAGTACCAGCGTGCCATATGTGAAGTGACTTCTTTGGTGAGGCAGCAGGTTCAGTGA
- the ART4 gene encoding ecto-ADP-ribosyltransferase 4 isoform X1, producing MPVLLASLLLLISLQRLAVSHLIMDMALHSFDDQYLGCREQVMEELERGDYFQKEIAANKHYLNLWKKAQEAVLKSPVGLLREMHESHAIVLMAYTMNSSLHSQLNQATSTAGSSPEHYRYNFNFKYFHFYLTTAIQIMKQWQRSKESMGKRKCYQVYRGVKDLYIEATVGSRVRFGRFTSTSRLWNEAQKFGNETLFTVTTCLGADVQGFSYYVSEKEVLIPPYEIFLVKSFFQTQHGNQLHLRSVGNYSKYHCQLVGASRSKNSGSTALASAILPSVVGVFLCLACKD from the exons ATGCCAGTACTGCTGGCCAGCCTTCTGTTGCTGATCTCCTTGCAAAGGCTG GCTGTGTCCCACCTCATCATGGATATGGCTCTGCATTCCTTTGATGACCAGTATTTGGGGTGCAGAGAGCAGGTAATGGAAGAACTGGAGCGAGGAGACTATTTCCAAAAGGAAATAGCTGCTAACAAGCACTATTTGAATCTCTGGAAGAAGGCTCAGGAGGCTGTGTTAAAGAGCCCGGTAGGTCTCCTGAGGGAAATGCATGAGAGCCACGCCATAGTCCTCATGGCTTACACCATGAACTCTTCCCTCCACTCTCAGCTGAACCAGGCCACATCTACAGCAGGAAGCTCTCCAGAGCACTACAGATACAACTtcaatttcaaatattttcacttttaccTAACAACTGCTATCCAGATAATGAAGCAATGGCAGAGGAGCAAGGAAAGCATGGGAAAACGTAAATGCTACCAGGTGTACAGGGGTGTAAAAGACTTATATATTGAGGCCACGGTAGGCAGCAGGGTGCGATTTGGGCGTTTCACCTCCACATCCCGCCTCTGGAATGAAGCCCAGAAGTTTGGGAATGAAACTTTGTTCACAGTGACCACTTGCCTAGGAGCAGATGTGCAAGGCTTTTCTTACTACGTGTCAGAGAAGGAAGTCCTCATTCCCCCTTACGAGATATTCCTTGTCAAAAGCTTCTTTCAGACACAGCACGGTAACCAGCTGCATCTGCGTTCTGTGGGGAATTACAGCAAGTACCACTGCCAGCTCGTGGGAG CTTCAAGAAGCAAGAACAGTGGTTCCACCGCCCTTGCCTCTGCTATTCTTCCTAGTGTAGTTGGAGTTTTCTTGTGCTTGGCCTGCAAAGACTGA